The following are encoded in a window of Kitasatospora sp. NBC_01250 genomic DNA:
- a CDS encoding aldehyde dehydrogenase family protein produces the protein MDTSAATDFTMTIAGRAVAGASSYEVLDPADETVAARAPVCSPEQLDQAVAAARAALPGWSATPLEERRKLVLAVADTVEAQLDALKRLLTREQGKSLDDAAAEILGFGYWLRGTTSLSLPETVNEDSAERLSVTRRVPLGVVGAIVPWNYPLGNAGFKLAPALLAGNTVVWKPSPFTPLVTLKVGELLREVLPPGVLNVVSGGAELGPWMTAHPGIDMISYTGSTRTGRQVMAGAAPTLTRVTLELGGNDAAIVLPDVDVPAIAEKLFWGAFANSGQVCLAIKRLYVHHDVHQPLLRALAAYAATVRVGRGTEPGVRLGPVQNRPQYERVLDLLQDSHTQGHRFATGGRAGDGPGYFVEPTLLDNPPESSRIVREEQFGPVLPVLRFDDVEDAVARANASEYGLGASVWSSDPEAALAVGRRLRAGTVWINEVQHLTPLVTFAGHKQSGLGSESGAEGLLEYTTPQTVTVRRTAPPAASA, from the coding sequence ATGGACACCAGTGCCGCCACCGACTTCACCATGACCATCGCCGGCCGGGCGGTGGCGGGTGCGTCGTCCTACGAGGTCCTCGACCCGGCCGACGAGACGGTAGCGGCCAGGGCGCCGGTCTGCTCGCCCGAGCAGCTCGACCAAGCGGTCGCCGCGGCCCGGGCAGCCCTGCCCGGCTGGTCCGCGACGCCGTTGGAGGAGCGGCGCAAGCTCGTCCTGGCGGTCGCCGACACCGTCGAGGCGCAGCTCGATGCGCTCAAGCGGCTCCTGACCCGGGAGCAGGGCAAGTCGTTGGACGACGCCGCCGCGGAGATCCTCGGGTTCGGGTACTGGCTGCGCGGGACGACGTCGCTGTCGCTGCCGGAGACGGTGAACGAGGACAGCGCGGAGCGGCTCTCGGTGACCCGCCGGGTGCCGCTGGGAGTGGTGGGCGCGATCGTGCCGTGGAACTACCCGCTGGGCAACGCGGGGTTCAAGCTCGCCCCGGCGCTGCTGGCGGGCAACACGGTGGTGTGGAAGCCGTCCCCGTTCACCCCGCTGGTCACGCTGAAGGTCGGCGAGCTGCTGCGCGAGGTCCTGCCGCCCGGTGTCCTGAACGTCGTCTCGGGCGGCGCCGAGCTGGGGCCGTGGATGACCGCGCACCCCGGCATCGACATGATCAGCTACACCGGCTCCACCCGGACCGGCCGCCAGGTGATGGCCGGCGCGGCGCCCACGCTGACCCGGGTGACCCTGGAGCTGGGCGGCAACGACGCGGCCATCGTCCTGCCGGACGTCGATGTGCCCGCCATCGCGGAGAAGTTGTTCTGGGGTGCCTTCGCCAACAGCGGCCAGGTCTGCCTGGCGATCAAGCGGCTGTACGTCCACCACGATGTCCACCAGCCGCTCCTGCGGGCGCTGGCCGCCTACGCCGCCACCGTGCGGGTCGGCCGCGGTACCGAGCCGGGCGTACGGCTCGGCCCGGTGCAGAACCGCCCGCAGTACGAGCGGGTCCTCGACCTCCTCCAGGACTCCCACACCCAGGGCCACCGTTTCGCCACCGGCGGCCGGGCCGGGGATGGGCCGGGCTACTTCGTGGAGCCGACGCTCCTGGACAACCCTCCGGAGTCCTCGCGGATCGTCCGGGAGGAGCAGTTCGGGCCGGTCCTGCCGGTGCTCCGCTTCGACGACGTCGAGGACGCCGTCGCCCGGGCGAACGCGAGCGAGTACGGGCTCGGCGCCTCCGTCTGGTCATCGGACCCGGAGGCGGCGCTGGCCGTCGGGCGGCGCCTGCGGGCCGGCACGGTGTGGATCAACGAGGTCCAGCACCTCACCCCGCTCGTCACCTTCGCGGGTCACAAGCAGTCCGGACTCGGCTCGGAGAGCGGCGCCGAGGGCCTGCTCGAATACACCACGCCCCAGACCGTCACGGTCCGCCGCACCGCCCCGCCCGCAGCCTCGGCCTGA